One genomic segment of Ricinus communis isolate WT05 ecotype wild-type chromosome 3, ASM1957865v1, whole genome shotgun sequence includes these proteins:
- the LOC8275630 gene encoding glycosyltransferase BC10, translated as MQSRVVPLEEGKDPSIKTSQPKAFPFRLLQLFLLFLILCVAFSVISIYTIKHFGVYNVITTIKPGFQPCLEEPNDLDRWIKPPSNIVHKMNDEELLWRATFVPKIKKYPFERVPKIAFMFLTKGPLPLAPLWERFLKGHEGLYSIYVHSLPTFEAKFPPSSVFHRRQIPSQISEWGKMSMCDAERRLLANALLDISNERFILLSESCIPLYNFSVIYHYIMKSRYSFIGAFDDHGPYGRGRYNENMAPEVNITQWRKGSQWFEINRRLAVNIVEDTTFYPKFEEFCKPHCYVDEHYFPTMLTIQAAHLLANRSITWVDWSRGGAHPATFGRGDITEDFFRRIHAGQNCTYNNQPSSTCFLFARKFAPSALEPLLLVSSKFLGF; from the exons ATGCAATCAAGGGTAGTTCCATTAGAGGAGGGGAAGGACCCTTCGATCAAAACAAGCCAACCTAAGGCGTTTCCGTTTAGATTACTTCAATTATTTCTgttgtttttgattttatgtGTTGCATTTTCAGTTATTAGTATATATACAATCAAACATTTTGGAGTTTACAATGTGATTACTACTATTAAGCCTGGCTTTCAGCCTTGTCTTGAAGAACCTAATGATTTGGATCGTTGGATCAAGCCTCCTTCAAATATTGTTCATAAGATGAATGATGAAGAGCTGTTATGGAGAGCTACTTTTGTTCCTAAGATTAAAAAGTACCCTTTTGAGAGAGTTCCCAAGATTGCATTTATGTTCTTGACAAAGGGACCTTTGCCCCTTGCACCTCTTTGGGAAAGGTTTTTGAAGGGTCATGAAGGGCTGTATTCAATCTATGTTCATTCATTGCCAACTTTTGAAGCCAAATTTCCACCTTCATCTGTTTTTCATAGAAGACAAATCCCAAGTCAG ATTTCTGAATGGGGTAAGATGAGTATGTGTGATGCTGAAAGAAGGCTTCTTGCTAATGCATTGCTTGATATCTCCAATGAGCGGTTCATTCTACTATCTGAATCTTGCATTCCACTCTATAATTTCAGTGTCATCTACCACTACATAATGAAATCCAGATATAGTTTCATTGGTGCATTTGATGACCATGGTCCATATGGGAGAGGAAGATATAATGAAAACATGGCACCTGAGGTGAATATTACCCAATGGCGGAAAGGTTCTCAGTGGTTTGAGATTAACCGAAGGCTTGCAGTTAACATAGTGGAAGATACTACATTCTACCCGAAATTCGAAGAATTTTGTAAGCCACATTGCTATGTTGATGAACATTACTTCCCCACCATGCTAACCATTCAAGCAGCACATCTCTTGGCAAATAGAAGCATTACTTGGGTGGACTGGTCAAGGGGCGGAGCTCACCCAGCTACATTTGGAAGAGGTGATATAACAGAGGATTTCTTCAGAAGAATTCATGCTGGTCAAAACTGCACCTACAATAATCAGCCATCTTCAACGTGTTTTCTTTTCGCAAGAAAATTTGCTCCTAGTGCTTTGGAGCCTCTATTACTCGTATCATCCAAGTTTTTGGGTTTCTGA